Below is a genomic region from Methanosphaera sp. ISO3-F5.
AAAAAGGATTAAGAAGAAGAAAAACTGTACGTGGAAACACAATCGCAGATGACATCTCACAAATAAATGTAAAAGTTTCAGAAAGAGGAGAACAAACACTAGCTGAAATCTTCGCAGAACCTGAAGAAGAAGCACAAGAAGAATAGATACTAGATTATCTAATCTTGATAATTTACTATCAATGGAGGTGTAACTTAAAATGAAAGTACAATCCGAGATAAACATTGGATTAGTAGGTCACGTAGACCACGGTAAAACTACTCTAACAAAAGCTTTATCTGGTATATGGACAGACACACACAGTGAAGAAGCAAAAAGAGGTATTTCAATAAGGTTAGGATATGCTGACATAACATTCAGAAGATGTAATGAATGTGATTCACCTCAATGTTACACTACAAAAGAAACTTGTGAACACTGCGGTTCTAAAACAGACGTACTTAGAAAAGTATCATTCGTAGACTCACCAGGTCACGAAACACTCATGGCAACAATGCTCTCCGGTGCAGCAATAATGGACGGAGCAATACTAGTAATAGGAGCAAACGAGCCATGCCCACAACCACAAACAAAAGAACACTTAATGGCATTAGATGTAATAGGTGTAAAAAATGTTATAGTGGTACAGAACAAGATAGATACAGTACCTAAGGAAAAAGCAATAGAAAACTATCACGAAATCAAAGAGTTTGTAAAAGGAACTTGTGCAGATGGAGTACCAATAATACCTATATCAGCTCAACAAGGTGCAAACATAGATATACTCATTGAAACAATTCAAAAACATATCAAAACACCAAGAAGATCCCTACGTAAAAATCCAAAACTATTCGTAGCAAGATCATTTGATATAAACAAACCTGGAACACACCCTAAAAAGATTAGTGGTGGAATCATAGGCGGTTCTCTAATCCAAGGAAAACTCAAAGTTGGTGACGAAATAGAAATTAAACCAGGAATTCAGATAAAACAAAAAGGAAAATCTGAATGGAGAAGCTTAACCAGTACAATAATTGGACTTGAAGCAGCAGACAACTTTGTAGACGAAGTTGCACCTGGAGGTTTAATTGGAGTGGCATTACTATTAGACCCTGCACTAACAAAAGCAGATTCATTATCTGGTTCAATAGCAGGAAAACCCGGATCACTTCCACCAACCATACAAGAATTTACTATGCAAACACATTTGCTTGATAGAGTAGTCGGAACTAAAAACGAAACAGAAGTTGAACCGATACATTCTTCAGAAAACTTAATGATAAACATTGGAACAAGTACAACAGTAGGACTTGTAACAAGTGCAAGAAACAGTGAAGTAGATGTACAACTAAGATTACCAGTATGTGCAGAAGAAGGTCAACGTGTAGCTTTAAGCCGTAGAGTAGGAGCTAGATGGAGGCTTATTGGTTATGGTATCATCAAAGCATAGAGCAGTAGTTGATACAAATTTTTGATGATGATGATTCAATTAGGCATAGATGTAGTAGGAGAACTAGAAATAATACTGCCCTCATATTATGAATTAATTGTACCATCACTAGTAATCAATGAATTAACCACTCTTAAAAAGAAGGCAAAAGGTAAAGACAAGATAGCATGTAATATCGCATTACAAATAGCACAAAAAGATCCATTCTCAATAGTTGAAATCAAAAAGAATGATCATGTAGATAACTTGTTACTAAAGTACTGTACAAAAGAAGATGTACTATGTACAAACGATAAAAACCTTCGAAAAAGAGCAAGAAAAAAGGGAATCACAGTCATATACTTAAGACAACACAGATTCCTAGAAATAGACGGTTACATAAAACATAAATCGTAAAATAATAGTAAATATGATTTGGAGGAAAAACAATGAATCTTTGGACAGACATAGAATCAGGAAATAACGTACCTGAAGAAATAACTGTAATTGTAGAAATTCCAACAGGCTCTAGAAACAAATATGAATACGATAAAGATAAAGAAGCATTCGCACTAGACAGAGTACTATTCTCACCATTCCACTACCCAGCAGAATATGGTTTCATGCCAAAATCATTATGGGAAGATGGAGACCCATTCGATGTAATGGTAATCATGGACCAACCAACATTCCCTGGATGTATCATAGACGCAAGACCAATAGGTATAATGAGAATGATAGATCAAGGAGACAGTGACGATAAACTATTAGCAGTACCTGTAGAAGACCCAAGATTTGAAAATATCACAGATATTTCACAATTACCAGAACACTACCTTAAAGAAATAGAACATTTCTTTAGCCAATACAAAGCATTAGAAAATAAAACAGTAGAAATTAATGGATGGGAAGATAACCAAGCCGCTAAAGAAGCTGTTTTACATGCAATAGAATTATATAAAGAAAAATATGAATAAACATATGTGAGGTATCCAAAGTGTACGAAATAGCAACTATCGAAGATACAGTTAGAGTACCACCTAATATGTTTGATAAACCACTAGAAGAAGTGGCAGCTGAAATACTTAACAAAAAATATGTAGGAAAACTAGATAAAAAGTTAGGTATCCTAATAACTGTAACACAAGTAACTGACCATTCAGAAGGAACAGTGGTAATAGGAGACGGTTCAGCATTTTATCATGTAAAATTTGATGCATTATTCTTTAAACCAACATTACATGAAGTCATTGATGGAGAAGTAATTGAAATCATTGAATTTGGATCATTTGTAAGAATAGGACCATTAGATGGTTTAGTACACGTATCACAAGTAACCAATGATTACATAACTTATGATGAAAAACGTGGAGCACTAGTTGCAAACGAAACAAACAAATCACTCGAACAATCAGACTTTGTACGAGCAAGAATAGTAGCATTAAGTATGAAAGGAAATTCTACTAAAGACTGTAAAATTGGTTTAACAATGAGACAACCTGGCCTAGGACGTTTCGAATGGATTGAAGAAGAAAAACAAAAATCCAAAAAATAAGTATGAAGAAGTTAAAGGAGAATTATCATGGCCGAAAGAGCATGTACAAGATGTAACTACGTGTCTTTTGAAAAGACATGCCCACTATGTGGAACTGAAACATCTTCAGATTGGACTGGATTAATAGTAGTAGTGGACCCTGATGAATCACAATTAGCACAAGAACTAAACATTAATTCACCAGGAAGATATGCATTGAAAGTCAGAAAAAATTAAGGAGATAAAATGTGCTAAAACTACCAAACTCTTTGAGAAAAGAATTAAAAAAACCATTAGGTGAATTGCACAAATCCATTAATTTAATTGAAATTCCGCTACGAAAACAAATAAAAGAAGAAAAGTTAATAATCGCAATAGGCGATGTTACATCAAAAAACCTTGTTGAA
It encodes:
- a CDS encoding translation initiation factor IF-2 subunit gamma; this encodes MKVQSEINIGLVGHVDHGKTTLTKALSGIWTDTHSEEAKRGISIRLGYADITFRRCNECDSPQCYTTKETCEHCGSKTDVLRKVSFVDSPGHETLMATMLSGAAIMDGAILVIGANEPCPQPQTKEHLMALDVIGVKNVIVVQNKIDTVPKEKAIENYHEIKEFVKGTCADGVPIIPISAQQGANIDILIETIQKHIKTPRRSLRKNPKLFVARSFDINKPGTHPKKISGGIIGGSLIQGKLKVGDEIEIKPGIQIKQKGKSEWRSLTSTIIGLEAADNFVDEVAPGGLIGVALLLDPALTKADSLSGSIAGKPGSLPPTIQEFTMQTHLLDRVVGTKNETEVEPIHSSENLMINIGTSTTVGLVTSARNSEVDVQLRLPVCAEEGQRVALSRRVGARWRLIGYGIIKA
- a CDS encoding twitching motility protein PilT, which codes for MMMIQLGIDVVGELEIILPSYYELIVPSLVINELTTLKKKAKGKDKIACNIALQIAQKDPFSIVEIKKNDHVDNLLLKYCTKEDVLCTNDKNLRKRARKKGITVIYLRQHRFLEIDGYIKHKS
- a CDS encoding inorganic diphosphatase, producing the protein MNLWTDIESGNNVPEEITVIVEIPTGSRNKYEYDKDKEAFALDRVLFSPFHYPAEYGFMPKSLWEDGDPFDVMVIMDQPTFPGCIIDARPIGIMRMIDQGDSDDKLLAVPVEDPRFENITDISQLPEHYLKEIEHFFSQYKALENKTVEINGWEDNQAAKEAVLHAIELYKEKYE
- a CDS encoding DNA-directed RNA polymerase, with amino-acid sequence MATIEDTVRVPPNMFDKPLEEVAAEILNKKYVGKLDKKLGILITVTQVTDHSEGTVVIGDGSAFYHVKFDALFFKPTLHEVIDGEVIEIIEFGSFVRIGPLDGLVHVSQVTNDYITYDEKRGALVANETNKSLEQSDFVRARIVALSMKGNSTKDCKIGLTMRQPGLGRFEWIEEEKQKSKK
- the spt4 gene encoding transcription elongation factor subunit Spt4 produces the protein MAERACTRCNYVSFEKTCPLCGTETSSDWTGLIVVVDPDESQLAQELNINSPGRYALKVRKN